TCAACGCGGGCCGCATGTCGCGACAATTCGCGATTGAGCGGGATCGACTCGTGTTCGGTAAAGAGCGCCTTGTACTGCGAACGCAGCTCGGTGCACCGCCCTTTACGGCGCGAAACGCGCTCGCGCAGCTGCGTCAGGTGGTTCAGACGATCTTCGGCGACGTCCGGAATCTCGCCGGCGTCGTCGATCTTGGCGCTCAGCGTTTCGCGACGCTCCACGTCGCCGCGCAGGTCTTCGGCCAGCTCAATAAACTCGACCCGTTCGGTGATCGCGGCCGATTTGTGCTGCAGCTGCTCGATCTGAGCGGCGGCGCTGCGCTGTTGCTGCAGCACCTGCCCCCATTGCTGCGTCTGGGTTCGCAGCTCGTCAACTTCCTTTTTCAGCGAGTGATGCTGATCCAGCAGTTGATCGACGATACAGTCAGCGCCATCGTGCGAAACGAGCGCTTCGCGAGAGATCTCCAACCGACGAACCACTTCGGCCAAAGAAATGCGATCCAAACCGCTGGTCAGTTCGTAGATCTTCTGGGCGGCGTGACTGTCGTCCAGCGTCGCCAACAGTTGAATTTCCCGCAGACCAACCGCAAAGATATTGTTGTAGGTGTAGCGATCGACCCCTTCGAGCAGCGCTTCCAGTTGGGTTCGGCTTTGTCGCGAACCATCGGGCGCCACAATCCAGGCGTTTTCTTCAAACGTCCGCTCGTCCCACAGTCGCACGACCTGAAATCGGCCGAGCGTACCGCGGATGTTGAGCGAACCGCCCGGCTGTCCGCCATTGACCGGCGGCAAGTAGCGACGCTCTTCGCTCAGATCGATGCCATACAGCATCGTCCGCATGAAGTTGAGCAGCGTACTCTTGCCCGCTTCGTTGTGGCCGAAAAAGACGGTGACCGTTGGCGACAGCTCTTCGATACGCAGCCCGCGCCAAACGCCAAAACCATCGATATTGACTTGATTTAGTTGCAAGGTGGCGGCTCCTATTCGTCGATCCGCAAGGCTTGAACGCCCATGCGACGCGCTTCGTGCAACGCTTTGCGACGAACTTCTCTGGTTTCAATCTGCACCGCTTCGGCCAACTGCGTGCCGCGGCGGTCTTCGCCTAATAACTCGGTCAACTCAATGGGGATGTCGGGGTCAGCGAGCAACTCGCGCGTCAGTCGCAAGAAGTCGCCGCAGATGGTTTGCTCCTGGTACCACGATTCGGGAATCACCGACGCCGATTCGACCTTCAGTTCGTAGGTCCAAGCGCCACCCTCTTCCTGGCCGAACTCTTTGTTGAGCACGTCGATCAAGTGTTGCCACATCGACTCGGCCAGCAGCTTCTTCGAGGCGTTCCCTTCAATCACGACTCGCCAGTCGATCAACAGTTGGCGGCGCCCCTTCCCCGAGACGAGCGTTCGCAGCCGGTTCTTCAGCACCTTTTCCAGCTCTTCGGGCGACTCGCATTTGGCGATTTCGACCAATTCGGTCTGCCAGCGAACGACATCGGTTGCGACCGAGTCGGTCGAGATTTCGCCCGCTTCGTTGACTTCGACAACCGTGCAGCTGCGCTGCCCCACATGCAGCGGACGACGGCCTTGCGGCGATCCGGCGTGCATCGCGTACTTGGGAGAGGTGCGGTGTTTTTTCCGCATCTCTTCGCCGCCGAGGGCCCAATAAGGAATGTCGTGGCGCGTAATCGCACCATCTTCAACTTCGCCATAGGCGACGGCGACAGTGAACAAGCCGGAAGCGGCCGGGCGGAAGTCGCCGACCCGAATCTCACCGCCGGAGTTGGCTTGACCGATGATGGCGGCGATCGCTTCGCCGTCATCTTCATAGTGAACGGTTTGCGGCAGGCCCGGGCGAAAGATATGTACGTTGCCCGGCAGCGTCACCGACGAAGGCCAGCGTGAAGGCGGATCGGCGTCGCCGCCCGCCCAATAGACTTGAATGCCGGCGGTCTCGAGCTGCTCAAACAGTTCCAGCAGACAACCAATTGTCCGGGGACTGGCAAGTCGCGGATCGAGCAAATCGCCGGTCAGCACGACAAAGTCGACTTCGTGCAGCATCGCCGTCTCGACCACTTGCTGCGCGGCGCGGCGGGGCGCTTCGCAAAACAAAGTGCGCAAGTGATCCGGCACCGAAGGTAAACCTCCGAGCGGTTGATCGAGATGGAAGTCGCCCGATTGAAGAAAGCGGAACGACGCTCCTGGAGTCATAATGCTGCGCCTCCCTGCGCGAATTTCAGTCGATATGGCCGCCAGCAGACCGGTGCTGGCGCCTACCGATTCGGGCAGTTTAACGGAATTTGAAAATTCCGCCTATCCGGATTCTTTTGATCAAAGTTTCGCCCCGTATAAACCGAGCCGTTCGCCCGAAACCATTGACCAATGGGCATGAACCTTGATAATGGGGGGTACTCGCATTGCGAACTGGGTTTTGCTAGCTAAACTGCAAATAAGGGCTTACACGCTCTAGCAGTAGCAGTGACTCGAACTTCCTGTTGAAAAATGCGGTCCTTCAGGGTTTCTTGTGGGTCGCCGCAAAAAGCGGGGATCTCACCAACAAAGGCAGGGCTACCTTCATCTGCGCCGACCATCAATCGCCTGCCGATCAAAAAAGGTGTCAGGACTCTTTTTTCTTCCGCCAGCACATGATACCCTGCTGTCGTGGGTAGACCAAAGCGAGCAGACGAAGCGGGCGGCATTTATCATGCCTTGAATCGAGGCAACTCTCGGGCGGCGATCTTCGATACGCCGGACGATTTCGACGCGTTCGAGCGCATCTTGGCCGAGGGGCTGTCGCGGTACCCGTGTCAAATTTTAGCCTACCAACTGATGCCCAACCATTGGCATTTGGTCGTCCGCCCCACCGCTGACGGCGGCATGAGCGACTTGCTGCG
This region of Blastopirellula retiformator genomic DNA includes:
- a CDS encoding metallophosphoesterase family protein; protein product: MTPGASFRFLQSGDFHLDQPLGGLPSVPDHLRTLFCEAPRRAAQQVVETAMLHEVDFVVLTGDLLDPRLASPRTIGCLLELFEQLETAGIQVYWAGGDADPPSRWPSSVTLPGNVHIFRPGLPQTVHYEDDGEAIAAIIGQANSGGEIRVGDFRPAASGLFTVAVAYGEVEDGAITRHDIPYWALGGEEMRKKHRTSPKYAMHAGSPQGRRPLHVGQRSCTVVEVNEAGEISTDSVATDVVRWQTELVEIAKCESPEELEKVLKNRLRTLVSGKGRRQLLIDWRVVIEGNASKKLLAESMWQHLIDVLNKEFGQEEGGAWTYELKVESASVIPESWYQEQTICGDFLRLTRELLADPDIPIELTELLGEDRRGTQLAEAVQIETREVRRKALHEARRMGVQALRIDE